The DNA region GAACTACCTACTCCGGCTGTTTTTGCCCGGAGGTGTCTGGGGATGGCCGGCGCCGATGAGGTCTGGCTCCTGGGTCTGGTCGATGGATATCTGCGGATTCATGGCGGCACCGCAGAGAAACCGGATTTCTCCGATAGCTTCAAGACAGCTCTGGTCAATGCCATTCCCCGTAACAAGGCGGTCATCTTAAATCAGGAAGGGACAGACCAATCCGGAAACTCTTATATTGCCCGCTCTTCGCTGCTGCTCCCCGCCGACAATCATGGCAATGTTTTGCTGCTCAGAAATAATGAGGGTCCCTCAAACTACACCGGCGATGATTTGAAGGTTCTCGGAATCGCGGCCTCCGTAGCCGGAATGGTCATCAGCCATGCCGGTACCGAATCTATCTCCGATTCACGGCGCCAGGGCCTGGATCTGATTGGAAGAGTCTGGAAACTTAAACTCACCTCGCCTCAATTGGAAAAAGAGCTGAAGCCTTTTCTCGAGGAAATGCCGGCCATTCTTCCCCCTGATTCGATTCTCCTTCTGTACCGCCGTCAAGAGGAACAGCTTAAGGTTGCTATTTGCAGTCAATCAGATCTCAGCCTTGAAGAGCTTTCCATTTCTCCGGGCGAGGGTTCAACCGGCCGTGTGGCTGTCACCAGAGGAGGTGAGCCGTCCCTGGGTGCCGCCGCCGTGGCCGAGAATCTCTCTTGCTATGATGAGGAAAACCGCAATGCCTTCAAGCTCCTTTTCGGCGACAGGCCCGCGCCCGTCTTTCAAGCCGACTATCAGATTGTCATCGGCGATCAGTCCGATTATGTCATGACCGTATTCTGTTTCCAGGGAACACCTGCCGAAAATACGGAAAGGCACCGTCTGATTTCCGTGCTCGTGGCGCTGATGAACCTGAAAATCGAAATCACCCTGGTCGGGCGGCCGGCCGGTGAGATCGCTCCCGAAAGCGTTTTCGGTTCGCTCACGCCGCTCCAGATAAACGAATTGAATAATGAACTGGCCGCCATCTCCGGCTATTGCCAGATGGCCCGCCGTGACCCCAATCTGCCCGGCGAAACTTCCAACCTGCTCGGCTCCATTCTAAAGACAACCGAGGAAATGGCGGTCAAAATCAGAGAATTCTTCTCGGCCCCCGGCGTGGGAAAAGAATTAATTGACAAATCTGTCGATATTAATCATTCCATCCGGGAATCTTTTCGCCAGGGCCATATTTCCGACAATCTCTATATGATCGGCGGACGGCCGTTTGAAGTAAATCTCAATCTCAAAGAAAATCTTGCCCTCGGTTTTGATCCGGGCGATTTCATTTCCTTCCTCGATATCGCCTGTCGGACTTTCACCGAAAATGTCGCCCAGGATGAAATAATAACCATCAGCACTTATATGCAGAAGGCACACGTCTATATCGACATCTCCCGGCATCGAAAAAACTTCCCGCCCGTTGAGCAGGTTTCCGGATTCGGCCGCTATATGCCGACCGGTGAAATCGAAGGGCCGCTCAAGCAGCGCGATTTTCTCGGCAAACTGACCGCGTTCTCGGGCGAATTCGCTTATGATAAGTACAGCCAGATCCCGTCATATTTTTCTTTCCGTTTCAAAAGGGAAATATCGGGAACGGGAGCCGCTGTGACCCCTGAAACGATGACCATTCTGGCCGTGGATGATCAGGTGGTAATTCTCGAGCTTTTGGCGGCCATGTGCCAATCGATGGGATACAAAATAATCACCGCCCGCAATGGGCGCGAAGGTTTGGACCTTTTTGAAACCCGCCGCCCCGATCTGGTTATCGCCGATCTGGCCATGCCCGGAATGTCCGGCATGGAGCTGGCCTCAAGAATCAAGTCCCTTTCATCGTCCACACCCGTGATTTTGATTACCGGCTGGGGGGTGTCGGTCGATGCCGACCGCATGAGCAAGGCCGGTATTGATCATATTCTGCATAAGCCGTTTCGCCTCGAGCAACTGGCGGATTTGATCTCCAAAGTGAAAATATCCGGTGTCAAAGGCTGACACCGGCATCAATTTTTTCCCCAAAATTCCGATAATCTGAGCAAACCTTATTCGCGAGCTGCAATACTATGCCCGATACCATAAAGGTCATAAAGCAGATAGAAGAAAACAATGAACTGCTGGCCCTTCCTGAATCAGTCTCAAAGATTCTGGAGTCGGCTGTTAATGACGATATCAGCATTAATTACCTCTCCGATATCATAAGCCGCGATCCCGCTCTTGCGGGACGCGTTCTGAAAATCGCCAACTCCCCCTTTTACGGGTTAAGCCATAGAATTGTCAGCCTTCACGAGGCGGTCATGGTTCTGGGATTGACTACCGTGAAGTGTCTGGTTCTCTCAGCCGCTTTATTTAATCGCGACCGATTTAAAAACGACCTGGCGATCGATATCCCCGCCCTCTACGGCAACATGATTTCGGTGGCCATAACCTGCCGCAAACTGGCGGTCGCCTGCGAATATCCGGCTCCCGAGGATGCCTTTACCTGCGGCCTTCTGCATGAAATCGGCCTGCTCTATTTCCTTCACCATTTTCCGCGTGAATATTGTGAAGTGCTCAGGAACGCGGCCCGATCAGACAATCTTCTCGAGGAAGAAAAAAAATTGTTCGAAATCACTCACTGTGAAGCGGGGAGTCTGCTGGCTCGCAGGTGGCGGCTGCCCGAGAATTTGGCTTCGGGGATTGCCCATCACCATTCCATCGGATCCAAAGAATCCGGGCAATTGGATGACATCGTCCGTCTGGCGGTAGCCTTCAATTCCGATATCATTTGCCGGAACTCCGCGAACATCGAAGATAAAATAACCCGGATATCGGTTATTTCGTCGCGCCTGCAAATCAGCAATCTGCAGCTCGATGACATTGCGGCGAGTATAGTCCGCGAAGCCGCCGCCTTCGCCCGATCGGTCGATATTGAAACGGAAGACTATGAAATCCTTCTGGCTCGCGCCAACCAGGAACTGTTCAGCACCTATCTGGCCGTTCAGCGTCTCTTCAAGGACCGCCAGGAATTGACCCGCAAGATTCTCGATGAGGAAAGAGAGAAAGGTTTGTTTGAGGCCAAGCAGGTCGCCATCTCCACCCTTTCTCACTATATCAACAACGCCGCCATGGCAATATCGGGCAATTCGCAGGTTATCAGAATGTCGCTGAAACGCAAGACGCCCGAGGAAATCGTGGCAATGCTGCCGCGTCTGCTCGATACCATCGATAGTGCCGTGCTCAAAATAACCGCCGTCCTCGAAGAACTCTCCGATTTGAACATGCTCGACGGCATTGAGTACTATGATCAATCCAGAATTCTGAATATCGATGACCGGATTAAAGTGCGCATGGAGAAAATGGATAGCTCCCACGGTCTGGTGCTCCCCAAAGAAGCAGAGATTACCCCCTGACATCCGATTATCGGCCGGCCCCGTCGCCTTCCAACATCTTCAAATATCCTGTTGTTTCGCTGATGAATAATTGTTATCCTTACCTTATGTTGGGTCGGTATCTGTCTAATTTTCCAATATGGATAGGGAGTTGATATGAAAATGTTTTCGGGCGCAAGTGACCTCAAGAGGATAAAAACCTCATCTCTGATTAAATTCTGTGACGAGAATGGCTATCGGAAAGATCCTCATCTGAAGGATCTTGATCGCATCCTGGGTGGCGCGATCAAAGAAGCTTATGATTCCGATGAATTTCTTGGAAAGCCGAATCAAACCCTGGTTCTGCACACTTCCGGCAGACTACCCGCCAAAAGAATCATTCTGGTCGGTCTGGGAAAGAAAAAAGAGATAAATCCGGATAATTATCGTCAGGCGGCCGGAACCATCTCGCGGCTTGCGGCGGTCAAAAGCTCTCGAACCGTGGCTTTCTTCTTTGGGGCCGACGGCGATGAGAAAGCAGTTTCTGCCGTTGTCGAGGGATTTCTTCTTGGCCGTTTTGACATGACTGATTATAAGACGGGAAAAAACAGGAAGAAGGATATTACGGAAACGATATCATTCATTGCCACGACCAGGACGCAGACCGCCGGCTTTGATAAAGCGATAAAACGTGGCCAGGTCATCAGCGAAGGAGTTATCCTGGCTCGGCGCCTGGCCGCTCATCCGGGGAATGTCATCACCCCGAAAAAATTTGCCGCCGAGGCGGTGGCGCTGACCCGCAAAAGCCGGATCAGATGTACCGTGCTCGACGAGCGAAAGATCAAGGCTGAGAAGATGTACGCCCTGTTGGCCGTGGGGCAGGGGTCGGAACAGCCGCCGCGCTTTGTCATCCTGCAATATCGCGGAGGCAAGGGCGCGGTGAAGCCGGTGGTTCTGGTCGGCAAGGGAATCACTTTTGATTCCGGCGGCATTTCGTTGAAACCGGCGGCCGATATGGATGAAATGAAAGGTGATATGACCGGCGGGGCGATCGTGCTTGCAACCGTTCTCACTGCGGCTCGTCTCAAACTCTCCATTAACCTGGTTGGCCTGATCCCGCTGGCGGAGAATATGCCTTCCGGCAAAGCCCTAAAGCCGGGCGATATCATCAAATCAAGAAAAGGAAAGACCATCGAAATCCTTAGCACCGATGCCGAGGGACGTCTGATTCTGGCTGACGCTCTCGATTATGCCAATAAGTTCAAGCCGCAGGCAGTGGTCGATATTGCCACTCTCACCGGCGCCGCCCTCTTTGTCCTGGGATACACGGCCGCTCCGATTCTGGGCAACAACAGCAAGCTTCTTGATGGCATCAAAATGGCCGCCGATAAAACAGCCGAAAAAGTCTGGGAATTACCGCTTTGGGATGAATATCGGGAGCTAATGAAATCCTCAATTGCCGACCTGAAAAACTCCGGCGGAAGGCCGGCCGGTACTATTACGGCCGCCGCTTTTCTCGAAAATTTCATCGGCGACTGGCCCTGGGCCCATATTGATATCGCCTATGTCGATGTTGAGAAAGGGGGCAAACCTTATATTCCCAAAGGGGCCACCGGAATAGGTGTCCGCCTGCTGGTCGAGCTTCTCTCCGATTGGAAAAAACTCTGACAATAAAAAAACCCGCCTTCCGGCGGGTTTTTTCTTAAAGGAAGATCCATATTACTTATCTGGTCTTTGACCAAGCCGGAGCCAAATTATTTCCGGGGGGCGCAATCTGCCTGAGACCGTTGCCGGTGATATCAATTATCCAGACCGAACCATCTCCGATGGCAAAAGTAAGCCACTTCGAATCGGGAGACCAGGAAAGAGGATAGGTTTGCAGGGTCTGCCCGGAAGAAGGCTTGTATACCAGGAATTTTTCGGTCAGGTCGGGTTTCACTATAAAAATCCCCTGATTGGCCATCTCCGTCTGAATTACGGCGATCCAGTTTCCATCCGGTGACCAGGCTGGCGCGGTTACTCCCGTCATGTATTTCGCCTTGGTTTTGATTTCCAGGTCGGACAGATTCTTTAGGAGATTCATCGGCGCCACGACCATTCCGACCGGCTTGGCTCCCTCTTTATGCAGTATGAAGGCACACTGGTTGTTGGGACCGAATGTCGGCATGGAGGCCAATCTGTCGGCAAGCTCTTTATCATAGGCCACTGTATCAGGCGAGCCGCCGACCGTATCCATCCTGCAGATCTGATAATTGGGCAGGATGGCATTGGCATATTGGGCATTTAGATCTTTAGTATAAGCAATCCGTTTTCCGTCCAGCTGCCATTCCGGGTGACGCCCCCCCAGCTCATCGGTGATGCGCCGCCAGAAATTCGTGTTGGTGTTGACCGAATCAAGATACGCAATGAAAATATCATAAACCTTGTGCTGGCCGCCGAGTCCGTCGGGCCCCTTCAGGTCAACCTGTCCTTTTCGGACAAAGGCGATCCGTTTACCATCCGGCGCCCAGGAAAGCCTGCCATCGGCATTCTGCGCGGTTACGACCTTCATTTGATTTCGTCCGTCCCACTCCATTACCCAGACATCGCCGTCACGAATATAAGCGATCCTGCCCAGCGGCACTCCGATCTGTCCCACCCGAGCCGGCGATAACTTGGCCGGCTGTGCCATAATCAGCACCGGGCAAAAGAATAATGCCGTCAGGATAACAATAATTACCTTTTTCAATGTTGTTCCTCTCGATTTATAACTCCAATTTATTGTCGGACTTCAAAATATGTCGAAACCGCCGCTTGTCAATGGCTAAATCACCAATGGAAAAACCTCTTGAGCTGAATCTGTGCGCGGGGTCCGGAAAAATCAAGGTTAACTCGATCATCATTCTTATCCGAATAGGTCAAATACAATTCCTCTCCCACATTGTTATACCCGTGGACATTCCTGAAGTTCAGGAAAATATAGGAAGCATCCACCCCGACCAGAAGTCCAAAGAAGCGAATAGGATAGTCCGCTCCGATAGAGACGGCAAAGCCCGGTGCGGAGCCTTTTATAGCCTGCGTATTTTGATCATATGTTTGAGTGGCCAGATTATAGGAACTGCTCCCCTGCCAGATATCCCAATTTGAGAAATAATATCCGCCCTCGAATCCCAGCCGCACCGCCAGCGAATTTATCATCCCCATCCTATCCGGCTGGTTGTAAATATAATAATCGAACCCGGCCTTAGCTCCGTAAATCTTGACCTCCGATACCAGGTCGAAATTGTTCTGAACGCCCAGAGGCTGCATGTCGAACTCAAAATCGCCTTGAGTCCGGGAGCCCATTTTAAGCCAGTAGTCAAAGCCGAGCCTGACGCCGACTCTGCGCGAGGCCATCATCCCAAAACTCGCTCCGAACTGTTTGGAACGCCAGATTCCCAGAAGCGGCCATTCCGGGCCACTGAGATTGGTAATGTTGGCGTTGGCATATTTATAGAAGCTGTTATAGGGATTCTCATTCGGCAATTTTCCGTAGGAAAAGGAGAAAGAAAAAAAGCCGACTTTGGCATTGCCCTGTACTTTCTGCTTCTTCTCGGTTTTCTTGAGGTACTGCGCAATGATTTCATCCTCGGTCTGCGAAAAAACCGGGGCGACCGCGGTAAGCAGAAATAATCCAGCCAACAGGGCTACGATTTTTCGGGTCATAGATCCTCCTTAAAAAATAATAATCTTCCCTGTAATTATCGGAAAGAAGGGGGGAATCTTTACCCAAAAGATGGCGTCTGATGATGGTTAATTGAAAGTTCTGCAAAAGGTTATCTAAATTGAGAGGAGAAGAAAAATAAAAGGGCAGGGGTTCTGAGTTTGCCCCAGAAGCACCGTGATCGGCGGATTCTCAAAGCCGTCGCTTGGTCCGCCCGCCACCGGCGGGTCGCCCCTACGAAGCATTTAAAGAAGGCGGCGGGACGGGCACAACAGAGGGCGCACCGTCCCCATAGTCGGTTTCGCAAAACCCTTCGGGATTTTGCGCTACAATATCTGCCAATTTTGGAGTTGTGTCGGTTCTTGCGCGAGATTTATTGAGCGTGTGAACCGACACCGCAATGTGGGGATATGCCGGGTCACATTCCCCCCGGCTTCGCCGAGGGAAACAAGACCCGGCCTAACATAGAAAGCCTACCGCGCACAACAAAAAGGGCGACCGCGA from Candidatus Zixiibacteriota bacterium includes:
- a CDS encoding leucyl aminopeptidase yields the protein MKMFSGASDLKRIKTSSLIKFCDENGYRKDPHLKDLDRILGGAIKEAYDSDEFLGKPNQTLVLHTSGRLPAKRIILVGLGKKKEINPDNYRQAAGTISRLAAVKSSRTVAFFFGADGDEKAVSAVVEGFLLGRFDMTDYKTGKNRKKDITETISFIATTRTQTAGFDKAIKRGQVISEGVILARRLAAHPGNVITPKKFAAEAVALTRKSRIRCTVLDERKIKAEKMYALLAVGQGSEQPPRFVILQYRGGKGAVKPVVLVGKGITFDSGGISLKPAADMDEMKGDMTGGAIVLATVLTAARLKLSINLVGLIPLAENMPSGKALKPGDIIKSRKGKTIEILSTDAEGRLILADALDYANKFKPQAVVDIATLTGAALFVLGYTAAPILGNNSKLLDGIKMAADKTAEKVWELPLWDEYRELMKSSIADLKNSGGRPAGTITAAAFLENFIGDWPWAHIDIAYVDVEKGGKPYIPKGATGIGVRLLVELLSDWKKL
- a CDS encoding response regulator, whose product is MLNQFIAIGYLIVLLLLGIFLLYRLRIGKTEEAGGSGFIYAGLILIFLSTLINLLQQQAGYPEWFLTGTYPYIAVAKFLSLIVGLILLVAGLALYFSYWSERDREVANHLAKLKLLDSLQQESRYPFPMGELLERALRTLMAGLEEEAGAIFLLNRAQRQFVLTSSAGLTREEVSLLEYYPYGRNIVTQSIEDETPLISADFRSLGGKAQLAASRFHSILVIPLVSGKNKLGAILFFSQDERRYSREYISVIAPVADWLTEKVEATRLGRELGKAQRELEIRASRLEEFSKKLENIIERTGELPTPAVFARRCLGMAGADEVWLLGLVDGYLRIHGGTAEKPDFSDSFKTALVNAIPRNKAVILNQEGTDQSGNSYIARSSLLLPADNHGNVLLLRNNEGPSNYTGDDLKVLGIAASVAGMVISHAGTESISDSRRQGLDLIGRVWKLKLTSPQLEKELKPFLEEMPAILPPDSILLLYRRQEEQLKVAICSQSDLSLEELSISPGEGSTGRVAVTRGGEPSLGAAAVAENLSCYDEENRNAFKLLFGDRPAPVFQADYQIVIGDQSDYVMTVFCFQGTPAENTERHRLISVLVALMNLKIEITLVGRPAGEIAPESVFGSLTPLQINELNNELAAISGYCQMARRDPNLPGETSNLLGSILKTTEEMAVKIREFFSAPGVGKELIDKSVDINHSIRESFRQGHISDNLYMIGGRPFEVNLNLKENLALGFDPGDFISFLDIACRTFTENVAQDEIITISTYMQKAHVYIDISRHRKNFPPVEQVSGFGRYMPTGEIEGPLKQRDFLGKLTAFSGEFAYDKYSQIPSYFSFRFKREISGTGAAVTPETMTILAVDDQVVILELLAAMCQSMGYKIITARNGREGLDLFETRRPDLVIADLAMPGMSGMELASRIKSLSSSTPVILITGWGVSVDADRMSKAGIDHILHKPFRLEQLADLISKVKISGVKG
- a CDS encoding HDOD domain-containing protein, with product MPDTIKVIKQIEENNELLALPESVSKILESAVNDDISINYLSDIISRDPALAGRVLKIANSPFYGLSHRIVSLHEAVMVLGLTTVKCLVLSAALFNRDRFKNDLAIDIPALYGNMISVAITCRKLAVACEYPAPEDAFTCGLLHEIGLLYFLHHFPREYCEVLRNAARSDNLLEEEKKLFEITHCEAGSLLARRWRLPENLASGIAHHHSIGSKESGQLDDIVRLAVAFNSDIICRNSANIEDKITRISVISSRLQISNLQLDDIAASIVREAAAFARSVDIETEDYEILLARANQELFSTYLAVQRLFKDRQELTRKILDEEREKGLFEAKQVAISTLSHYINNAAMAISGNSQVIRMSLKRKTPEEIVAMLPRLLDTIDSAVLKITAVLEELSDLNMLDGIEYYDQSRILNIDDRIKVRMEKMDSSHGLVLPKEAEITP